The Chitinophaga pinensis DSM 2588 region TGAAGAAGCCAGCGCGCCAAAAGACGAAACAATTGACCTGAATGTAACGGCAAAGGAATTTGCGGTATATGGTCAGGAACATATAGACGAAGGAGCTGTCAGACAAATGAATATTGCCATGCGTCTGCCTGTTACGGTAGCAGGTGCTTTGATGCCGGATGCGCATCAGGGGTACGGATTGCCGATAGGTGGTGTACTGGCTGCAAAAAATGCCGTAATACCTTATGGTGTTGGTGTGGATATCGGTTGCCGTATGGCCCTGTCCATCTTCGATATTCCGGAGAACCATTATTTCGAAAATCACGATTTTTATAAAAAAGAACTGATTGCGCATACCCGTTTCGGTGCAGGACATGGCTTTATGAGAAAGGAACGTGCAGAACATGCCGTACTGGATCGTAACGAGTTTAACATGACACAGTTTATTAAAAACCTGCATGATAAAGCATGGTCTCAGCTAGGATCATCCGGAGGTGGTAACCACTTCGTAGAATGGGGTATCATTGAATTCTCCGAAGAGGATAAACTGTTGAACATTGCCGCAGGTAGATACCTGGCATTGTTGTCACATTCCGGGTCAAGAGGACTGGGTGCAACACTGGCTGGTCATTATACCCGACTGGCGAAAGATATTTGTAAACTGCCAAAAGACGCAGCAAATCTTGCTTACCTGGATATGAACAGCGAAGCTGGTCAGGAGTACTGGCTGGCAATGAACCTGGCAGGTGACTATGCTTCTGCATGTCATGAAGTGATCCATGATAAAATGGCGAAGGCTATCGGTGGACAACTTCTGGCGAAAGTGGAAAACCACCATAACTTTGCCTGGAAAGAGATCTGGAATGGGGAAGAAGTGATTGTACATCGTAAAGGAGCTACGCCGGCCGGTAAAGGTGTAATGGGGATCATTCCGGGTTCTATGGCCGCACCGGGATTCCTGGTGAGAGGTAAAGGTGAAGACCTCGCTATTAATTCTGCTTCTCATGGCGCAGGACGTCAGATGAGCCGTACACAGGCTACGAAAAATATCAGCCACCAGGAGATGAAAGCGATCCTGCAGGAAAATAAGGTAACATTGA contains the following coding sequences:
- a CDS encoding RtcB family protein, which translates into the protein MNRINGNDLLAIGFTQGKILGLALEVLEKHYQDADRDMVLSMMKALAEKPELYLDHEILEDLATKMIEEASAPKDETIDLNVTAKEFAVYGQEHIDEGAVRQMNIAMRLPVTVAGALMPDAHQGYGLPIGGVLAAKNAVIPYGVGVDIGCRMALSIFDIPENHYFENHDFYKKELIAHTRFGAGHGFMRKERAEHAVLDRNEFNMTQFIKNLHDKAWSQLGSSGGGNHFVEWGIIEFSEEDKLLNIAAGRYLALLSHSGSRGLGATLAGHYTRLAKDICKLPKDAANLAYLDMNSEAGQEYWLAMNLAGDYASACHEVIHDKMAKAIGGQLLAKVENHHNFAWKEIWNGEEVIVHRKGATPAGKGVMGIIPGSMAAPGFLVRGKGEDLAINSASHGAGRQMSRTQATKNISHQEMKAILQENKVTLIGAGLDEAPMAYKDINVVMNAQKDLVDVVAKFTPKIVRMADDGSKED